A genomic stretch from Desulfurococcaceae archaeon MEX13E-LK6-19 includes:
- a CDS encoding XTP/dITP diphosphatase, with product MTSNKHKFNEVAVIAEKLGICLEMLPGKKIEIQSSSLMDIAFYSALENYKEFRKPILVEDAGLFIEALNGFPGPYSSYVYKTIGVKGILKLMEGIENRRAYFSSAVVLIHEPYLIKCEERVYGYISNEPRGTGGFGFDPIFVPEGDTRTFAEMSIDEKNKYSHRAKAVSKAFNKLISLLKT from the coding sequence GTGACGAGTAATAAACACAAATTCAATGAAGTGGCTGTTATCGCTGAGAAACTCGGTATATGTCTGGAAATGCTTCCAGGGAAGAAAATAGAGATTCAAAGCAGTAGCTTAATGGATATAGCATTCTATTCTGCTCTCGAAAACTACAAGGAGTTTAGGAAACCTATTCTCGTCGAAGACGCTGGATTGTTTATAGAAGCACTCAACGGGTTCCCAGGTCCATACAGTAGTTACGTATACAAGACTATTGGTGTGAAAGGTATACTCAAGCTAATGGAGGGTATAGAAAACAGGAGAGCCTACTTCTCATCAGCGGTAGTCTTAATCCACGAGCCTTATCTGATAAAATGCGAGGAAAGAGTCTATGGCTATATATCAAATGAGCCTAGAGGCACTGGAGGCTTTGGTTTCGATCCAATATTTGTTCCCGAAGGCGATACAAGAACCTTCGCTGAAATGAGTATCGACGAGAAAAACAAGTATAGCCATAGAGCCAAAGCTGTTTCAAAAGCATTCAATAAACTAATCAGCTTGCTTAAAACTTAA
- a CDS encoding 30S ribosomal protein S15 — protein MNKRREKGQSHSTRPARAGPPRWLKLDMSPEDVELLVVELAKKGYTPSMIGIILRDQFGIPLVKQVTGKKLTKILEEHGVTLPVPEDLLFLMKKAVNLRRHLEEHPKDLHAKKGLLDLESKIHRLVKYYKRVGKLPPDWKYDPEKARLLVSGFM, from the coding sequence ATGAATAAACGTAGAGAAAAAGGACAATCACACTCAACAAGACCAGCTAGAGCAGGACCACCTAGATGGCTTAAACTAGACATGAGCCCTGAGGACGTAGAGCTTCTAGTAGTAGAGCTAGCCAAGAAAGGGTACACTCCATCAATGATAGGCATCATATTGAGAGACCAGTTTGGAATCCCTCTGGTCAAACAGGTAACAGGTAAAAAACTAACAAAAATCCTTGAAGAACACGGTGTGACGCTACCCGTACCAGAAGACCTATTGTTCCTCATGAAGAAAGCCGTTAACCTCAGGAGACACCTCGAGGAACACCCCAAGGACTTGCATGCCAAGAAGGGTCTACTAGACCTTGAGTCTAAGATACATAGACTAGTCAAATACTACAAGAGAGTAGGTAAACTACCACCAGACTGGAAGTACGACCCCGAGAAAGCAAGACTTCTCGTATCAGGTTTCATGTAA